A window from Vulcanimicrobium alpinum encodes these proteins:
- a CDS encoding antibiotic biosynthesis monooxygenase, which yields MVGSIREYRLQPGKLNEVVRLTRDHFVPIVSNAPGFVSYSFTYVGGDEIVTTSIFETQAQAEQSNVIAAEWAKANLKDAVTAPPRVTTGRIPVRHVNEGTQPGYGVMRRFEIKREHIDQATKRVADGLVPLLSGMRGFCSYGLLVASTEDRGVTLSAFTDRAAAEESNQRALAWTRENLGDVLTKPIEVVTGEVKFRLAKAPVGAL from the coding sequence ATGGTCGGATCGATTCGCGAATACCGGTTACAGCCCGGAAAATTGAACGAGGTCGTGCGGCTCACGCGCGACCACTTCGTCCCCATCGTCAGCAACGCGCCGGGTTTCGTGTCGTATTCGTTCACATATGTCGGAGGCGACGAAATCGTCACGACGAGCATCTTCGAAACGCAGGCGCAAGCCGAGCAGTCGAACGTGATTGCGGCCGAGTGGGCGAAGGCGAATCTGAAAGACGCGGTAACGGCACCGCCGCGCGTCACGACCGGACGCATCCCGGTGCGTCACGTCAACGAGGGCACGCAGCCCGGCTACGGCGTGATGCGGCGCTTCGAGATCAAACGCGAACACATCGACCAGGCGACGAAGCGCGTTGCCGACGGCCTCGTCCCGCTGCTGAGCGGGATGCGCGGGTTCTGCTCGTACGGGCTGCTCGTGGCGTCCACGGAAGATCGCGGCGTCACGCTCTCAGCGTTCACCGATCGCGCCGCCGCCGAGGAGTCGAATCAGCGCGCGCTGGCGTGGACGCGCGAGAACCTCGGCGACGTGCTCACCAAACCCATCGAAGTGGTGACGGGCGAAGTGAAATTCCGACTCGCCAAAGCGCCGGTCGGCGCTCTCTGA
- a CDS encoding IS5 family transposase, with translation MRTHDEQRASVWTTLQPEDTVPGDHPLRPMRVMVNEILRELSPEFSKLYSRRGRPSIAPEKLLRALLLQMFYSIRSEPMLLEQLRYNLLFRWFVGLSMDDKIWDPSTFSKNRDRFLNGEISERFFAAVVERARADELLSNEHFTVDGTLIEAWASHKSFRPKSDDEPPTSSGGRNEGVNFRGRPRSNETHVSSTDPDARLYRKSSGAPAILGYLGHALMENRNGLIVGVKTTRATGIAEREAALELIRGVSGSNRITLGADKAYDTKDFVEALRALNVTPHVAQNTTRRRSAIDRRTVRHPGYTVSQRRRKLIEESFGWGKTIGRLRKVHFRGLDLVGDIVRWTAAAYNLIRIRNLRAAT, from the coding sequence ATGCGGACTCATGATGAGCAGCGTGCATCCGTTTGGACGACGTTGCAGCCGGAAGACACCGTGCCCGGCGATCATCCGTTGCGCCCGATGCGCGTGATGGTCAACGAAATTCTGCGCGAACTCTCGCCGGAGTTTTCCAAGCTCTACTCCCGACGGGGCCGGCCATCGATCGCGCCGGAGAAGCTGCTGCGAGCCTTGCTGTTGCAAATGTTCTACTCGATCCGCAGCGAGCCGATGCTGCTGGAGCAGTTGCGTTACAATTTGCTCTTTCGTTGGTTCGTGGGCTTGAGCATGGACGACAAGATCTGGGACCCCTCGACGTTCAGCAAGAACCGCGATCGGTTCTTGAATGGCGAAATCTCCGAGCGGTTCTTCGCCGCTGTGGTCGAGCGGGCGCGTGCCGACGAACTGCTCTCGAACGAGCATTTCACCGTCGATGGGACGCTAATCGAGGCGTGGGCCAGCCACAAGAGCTTTCGGCCCAAGTCGGACGACGAACCGCCGACCTCGAGCGGCGGTCGCAACGAGGGCGTGAACTTTCGTGGCCGGCCGCGCAGCAACGAGACGCACGTCTCGAGTACCGATCCGGACGCGCGGTTGTACCGCAAGAGCAGCGGCGCGCCGGCGATTCTCGGCTATCTCGGACATGCTCTGATGGAGAATCGCAACGGCTTGATCGTCGGCGTGAAGACCACTCGCGCGACCGGGATCGCCGAACGCGAAGCAGCGCTGGAATTGATTCGCGGGGTCAGCGGAAGCAACCGAATCACGCTCGGTGCCGACAAGGCGTACGATACCAAAGACTTTGTCGAGGCGTTGCGAGCGCTCAACGTGACGCCGCACGTTGCTCAAAATACGACCCGTCGCCGCAGCGCGATCGACCGCCGAACCGTCCGCCATCCGGGCTACACGGTGAGTCAACGCAGGCGCAAGTTGATCGAGGAGAGCTTCGGGTGGGGCAAGACGATCGGCCGATTGCGCAAGGTGCATTTCCGCGGGCTTGATCTGGTCGGCGACATTGTGCGCTGGACGGCCGCGGCGTACAACTTGATCAGGATACGCAATCTGAGGGCCGCGACATGA
- a CDS encoding multicopper oxidase domain-containing protein, which produces MFASLALLAFVGPSVRAGAQDTGGNVRTYYIAADELDWDYAPSGLDKMMGMRPEGYAKLYTARDKHTIGKVFRKAMYREYTDVTFHCLKLRTAQDAYLGIVGPIVHAEVGDTIKIVFRNHGTHPYSLHPHGVFYKKASEGSGYADGVAASAKGGAAVAPGGTFTYMWDVPERAGPGPADSSSVVWLYHSHVDERRDVNAGLIGAIVVTARGMAKADGTPKDVDREVVSFFVAFDENQSSFINENIRRFAADAKKHNKFDATPSDASGNLDILLGKGSGPANLRWSINGYQFANGPMPQMKRGDRVRWYLLTLGEGLNFHTPHWHGNTVLVHGERTDVVPISPAQMLTADMVPDDPGIWLFHCHVSDHMEGGMVARYQVFKVDARIVMQD; this is translated from the coding sequence GTGTTCGCTTCGCTCGCACTGCTGGCGTTCGTCGGGCCGTCCGTGCGCGCGGGCGCGCAAGATACCGGCGGAAACGTTCGCACGTACTACATCGCCGCTGACGAGCTCGACTGGGATTACGCGCCCAGCGGGCTCGACAAGATGATGGGAATGCGGCCGGAAGGATACGCAAAGCTCTACACCGCGCGCGACAAGCACACCATCGGCAAAGTCTTCCGCAAGGCGATGTATCGCGAGTACACCGATGTGACGTTCCACTGCCTCAAGCTGCGAACCGCGCAAGACGCGTATCTGGGCATCGTCGGCCCGATCGTGCACGCGGAAGTCGGCGACACGATCAAGATCGTGTTCCGCAACCACGGTACGCACCCGTACAGCCTCCACCCGCACGGCGTGTTCTACAAGAAAGCGTCCGAGGGTTCGGGATACGCCGACGGCGTTGCCGCGTCGGCGAAGGGCGGCGCCGCGGTCGCGCCCGGCGGTACCTTCACGTACATGTGGGACGTCCCGGAGCGCGCCGGCCCCGGCCCGGCGGATTCGAGTTCGGTCGTGTGGCTCTATCACTCGCATGTCGACGAGCGCCGCGACGTCAATGCCGGTCTCATCGGCGCGATCGTCGTCACCGCGCGCGGCATGGCGAAGGCCGACGGCACTCCGAAAGACGTCGATCGCGAAGTCGTCAGCTTCTTCGTCGCTTTCGACGAAAATCAGAGTTCGTTCATCAACGAGAACATCCGGCGTTTTGCCGCCGATGCGAAGAAGCACAACAAGTTCGACGCCACGCCGTCCGACGCATCGGGGAATCTCGACATTCTCCTGGGCAAAGGATCCGGACCCGCGAACCTGCGCTGGTCGATCAACGGCTACCAGTTTGCGAACGGACCGATGCCGCAGATGAAGCGCGGGGACCGCGTTCGCTGGTATCTGCTCACGCTGGGCGAGGGCTTGAATTTCCACACTCCGCACTGGCACGGCAACACGGTGCTGGTGCACGGTGAGCGCACCGACGTCGTCCCGATCTCGCCGGCTCAGATGCTCACGGCCGACATGGTCCCCGACGATCCCGGGATTTGGCTGTTCCACTGTCACGTCAGCGACCACATGGAGGGCGGCATGGTCGCGCGCTATCAGGTCTTCAAGGTGGACGCTCGGATTGTCATGCAGGACTAG
- a CDS encoding SgcJ/EcaC family oxidoreductase, which translates to MKQLSSVLLTVLLAAPATVCSAGPSGDEAEIRSLVSKRQADAWNRHDAKAYAALFTEDADVVNVVGWWWRGRSEIERKLTAAFTFVFRDSALAFDRPAVRFLASDIAVVHETWTMTGAKMPPGMPEPKMGLQTMVLRKHSGTWLISVFQNTNSVPERPFPLGPPVMVPATPAP; encoded by the coding sequence GTGAAGCAGTTGAGTTCGGTCCTCTTGACCGTGCTGCTCGCGGCGCCGGCAACTGTGTGCAGCGCCGGCCCGAGCGGAGATGAAGCCGAGATTCGTTCGCTCGTTTCGAAACGGCAAGCGGACGCGTGGAACCGGCACGACGCAAAAGCCTATGCCGCGCTGTTCACGGAAGACGCCGACGTGGTCAATGTTGTCGGTTGGTGGTGGCGCGGTCGCTCGGAAATTGAACGCAAGCTGACGGCAGCGTTCACGTTCGTCTTCCGCGACAGCGCGCTGGCGTTCGACCGACCTGCGGTCCGGTTTCTTGCGAGCGACATCGCGGTGGTCCACGAAACGTGGACGATGACGGGTGCGAAGATGCCCCCCGGTATGCCGGAGCCGAAGATGGGCTTACAGACGATGGTGCTGCGAAAGCATTCCGGCACGTGGCTGATTTCGGTGTTTCAAAATACGAACTCCGTGCCCGAAAGGCCGTTTCCGCTCGGACCGCCCGTGATGGTGCCGGCAACCCCGGCACCGTAA
- a CDS encoding metal ABC transporter substrate-binding protein — MPLPRLAAALFVLIALSACAQSSERRPGPLRVVATTSTLASLAKGAAGPSADVRSLVPVGVSPEDYQPAPDDIAALHDADVLIENGAGLESWLDATVRNAANPRLRIVICSDGLPVLGGNPHLWMDPELARAYVAKIGAALAAADAPNAATYRTATHAYDAELAALTARTRMKIATIPPPRRTMIVFHNAFDYYARRFGLKIVGAIEPVAGAEPNPRHIADLVQLARAQGVPAVFAEHEYSDKLARTLAASAGGLTVAFLYDDSLGSAAGVRTYVGMIDTDTDAIVAALK; from the coding sequence ATGCCTCTCCCTCGGCTCGCGGCGGCGTTGTTCGTCCTGATCGCGCTCTCCGCGTGCGCCCAGTCGTCGGAGCGCCGGCCCGGGCCGCTTCGCGTGGTAGCGACGACCTCAACGCTCGCGTCGCTGGCAAAGGGAGCCGCCGGGCCGTCCGCCGACGTCCGCTCCCTCGTCCCGGTCGGGGTCTCGCCCGAAGACTATCAGCCGGCGCCGGACGACATCGCGGCCCTGCACGACGCCGACGTGCTGATCGAGAACGGCGCCGGCCTCGAGTCGTGGCTCGACGCGACGGTGCGCAACGCTGCGAATCCACGCCTGCGCATCGTCATCTGCAGCGACGGTCTCCCGGTCCTCGGCGGGAACCCGCATCTGTGGATGGACCCCGAACTCGCGCGCGCGTATGTCGCGAAGATCGGCGCGGCGCTCGCGGCGGCCGACGCTCCCAACGCGGCGACGTATCGCACCGCGACGCATGCGTACGATGCGGAACTCGCTGCGCTGACCGCGCGCACACGGATGAAGATCGCGACGATCCCGCCGCCGCGGCGCACGATGATCGTCTTTCACAACGCCTTCGACTATTACGCCCGGCGCTTCGGGCTGAAGATTGTCGGCGCGATCGAGCCGGTCGCCGGCGCCGAGCCCAACCCGCGGCACATCGCCGATTTGGTGCAGTTGGCGCGCGCGCAAGGTGTTCCGGCGGTGTTCGCGGAGCATGAATATAGTGACAAACTGGCACGCACGCTCGCGGCAAGCGCCGGGGGCCTCACGGTCGCGTTTCTCTACGACGATTCGCTCGGCAGCGCGGCGGGCGTGCGCACCTATGTCGGAATGATCGACACCGATACCGATGCGATCGTGGCCGCGCTGAAATGA